Genomic DNA from Dysidea avara chromosome 10, odDysAvar1.4, whole genome shotgun sequence:
AAAATGATAGACAATTATGTATCAGGAGCAGAGGTAATGAGGACTTGTGTGGCAGAACTTCTAACACAACTTGGGACATTATTGTTGACAGGCGGTGTTGTTTATATATGATATCACCAACTATACAAGTTTTGAAAACCTTGATGATTGGCTGGCTGTGGTAAAGAGAACATTTCGTGGAGCTACCAAGCTACCCCACATGGCATTGGTTGGAAACAAGAGTTGAGTTGTAGTGTGTGGGACTAGTTCACTATTCTTGAACAGGTGACCTTGAGCACATGAGAACTGTCAGGAAAGACCGACACGAGAAGTTTGCTAAAGATAACCATATGAGCAGGTATTGTTACCAAATAATGGATTCTTTTAACTAGCATTGTTTTTTATAGTCACAGCATCTCAGCAAAAACTAGTGATAAAGTTAGTAATTATCTTGTTAGTTTATATGGTTGGTTTACATGCTGTCCTTCTGCAGGTGAATAATTGCTTCAAGCAAGTTGCAGCTGATGTACTACACATCAAGCTTACACCAGCCTACCTTGAAGAAACTGATGTATCCTTTATCACTATTCATTACTAAAAAAACATTGTATCGTTGTGTGCTTTTGTCCTTAACATTTTCAGGCGGTAATCACGGCCGACGTCGTCAGACATACACCACACCAATCAATGCCTACAAAACTGACCACCAAAACTCGCAGCTCTGTTTGTGTCTTGCA
This window encodes:
- the LOC136267999 gene encoding ras-related protein Rab-28-like; this translates as MADSDDEGDKKDYQIKVVVLGDGTTGKTSLITRFSQNHFGKTYQQTVGLDFFLKRILLPGDVHVTLQVWDIGGQTIGGKMIDNYVSGAEAVLFIYDITNYTSFENLDDWLAVVKRTFRGATKLPHMALVGNKSDLEHMRTVRKDRHEKFAKDNHMSSHSISAKTSDKVNNCFKQVAADVLHIKLTPAYLEETDAVITADVVRHTPHQSMPTKLTTKTRSSVCVLQ